GAGGAAAACGAACGCCTGACTGACGAAACAGCTTTAGGTCATGAACCGCCCCAGCGCTCGTGGCGGTGCCCAGGATGCGCTGCGTCACTGTGCACATCAGCACCTGAAATTTCAGGGTGTGCCGCTTTTTCTTGCCGCTGTACCACGCGCGCTGCTTTTTTTGGGCCGTTCACAGGGCACTTCGGAAGCATCGACCGCGACGATGCTGTACACGAGTTGTGCTTCCTGAAACACGCGTTTCTTGGGCAGCTGGAACCGTGCACTGGCAATCAGAGCCGCTTCCACGCGTTCCACCGTGCGATGCACGGTGGCTTCGTGCACACCCCAGTCGTCACCCAGGTGGGCGAAGGTCCGGTACTCGCGCCAGAATTCCAGGGTCATCAGCAGTTGTTCCGCCACGCTGAGCGCGGCGGGGCGGCCTGATTTCTTTTTCTGTCCTTCGCGTAGGGTCAGCACCTCTTCCATCTCAGCAAACGTTTCCGGGTAGACCCCGGTGCGTCGACGGAACTGCTTGCGATTCATCTTCAGCGTGCGTGTCAGACGGTCTCGCTCCACCCTCCCAGCTTAGCCTACGACTTTCGCAAGAGGTCTAATAGACCCTTCTGAGGGAGAGGTAAGGGACGTAATTAAGTACCTGACAACATCCATCTACTCCTAGGGCCTCGGTTACGCGAATATAGTCAACTCCTGGAGCATAAGTTTTGTGCTGAGCACGTCCTGTAGTTGCTGAAGTACAACCGCAATTGGATCCTCGCCTCGCCCAAGAATATGACCGATCTACTAATGCTAAACAAATCGTCTTTTTAAAGACTTACCAGGATACAGGGATTTCAAGGGCCTGCTCAGTGTGGCGGTTGATTTCGAGAAGGCGATGTTGTGTCTGTTCACCATCCAACCAAGTTAGGAGAAGTAACGTGTTTGGACGATCGTTGATGTAATGGGGTACTATCTGTCACTCCGGCTGAAACAGTAGATGGAGCGTCTCCGGCTGGGTCAGGCATACCTCTGTAGGCGGGCCCTGCCGCTGATGCAGCCACCAGCCCAACTGCATCAGGCCAGCATGTCGCAACCCCTCACGGTAGCCATTATGCCAACCATGACTGTGATCCCCACTATTAATGATGAGTCGTCCGTACTTCGCGCTACTTCTGCCCGTAAAACCTGGTTCAATATACTTGATCAGATAGATATTACTACGAGTTTCTCCAATCAATAGGGCAGGATTCAGACTAACTGAGTATTCTTGGATGCGTTCGCTCAGTCTTTCTTTGGCATTTTCTGTAAAGGTAACGTGTACTTCATTTGTACTAGTAATCTTGTGTTTTCCATGCCGTGTTCTCCTTGCTACGAGGGCGTATGATGTAGTGATTATGTTGATACAACAATAAACACGTATGAAATTCGAATAGACTAAAATGCTTCCAAACCAAACAATATGATTGGTAAATTGCGTGATTCTCTTGAGTGAATCAAATATGCTGCTATAATAAAAATTACTTCAAATATAAATACACTTTCTCTTCTATTGTAGTAACAAAACTTCTCATCCAAGAACGCCATTTAGGGCTTGCAAAGAGGCCAGATGAGATTACCCAGCACGGTGAGGAACAGCATCCTATGGCACTTGAGGAGGACGGCTTTGCTAGGAACCTCTCGTCATCGGGCACGAGCATTCCTCGTCACCTGAAGCCCAGACACCACCCTCCCAGAGGATCCTTAGCCACGCTTGCCCAATCCCTAAGTGGGTTCTCCAGAGAGGCACCTCCCGTAGGGCGACTTCAACATACCATGGCTTTAAGTGATATGGCTTTAATTGCATGGTTTTGATCTGGATGTCCTGGCCACCTTAATATGGTGGCGAAAACGGACAAGGGGCCGACAGAGTCCAGGGTGACCTTTGGCAGGCGTCTTCGTGAGGAGCGGCAGAAACGGCAGATGACGCTGGAGGATTTGGCCGAGGCGAGCGGCATCACCTGGTCCTACATTGCTCAGGTCGAGGTGGGACGCAGAAATATCTCCGTGGATAACATGCACTTGCTGGCAGCGGGGGTAGGCGTGCCGCTCAGAGAGTTGTTGTAGTAGCCACAGCGTGAGATTGAGGGCTATGGTCCCTCCCCACGAGCAGCATCTGCTCCACTTGCGTGGTCTGCGGCGGGCGAATCAGGAAGAGGTCCGTAACAGGACCCGCTGGATACGTCCTGGGGTTCCAGAACTCCAGCCGGGCCACCTCTAGCTCGGGGGCCGAACAGTTCGCGCAGGTCGTCCGGATGCCCATTCTCCACGTGTGGGGAGTTCGCGCATCACCTCCCGTCCCACGTTGCCGCTCGCGCCCGTCACGGCGATCTGGCGTTCCCTTCTGTCCAGATCAACGTCACCCATCCTCAGCTCGTTTCAGTCCCTTGCCAAGGATGGGCGGCTCCCCCTGAGACCCTCTACAAATGACGTGATGCAAACGAAGGGGCCGGACGAGACAGTACTCAAGACTGTCTCGTCCGGCCCCAGTGGAAAGCCTTAGCGACTAGCGGCGGCCCCGTCCGCCCCGGCCCCGCGCGGGTTGCGGTCCCACACGGCCCTCACCCACGCCAGCAGGTTGGGGCTGCGATGACCGACCCTGACCGGAACGCTGGCCTCCAGAACGCCCTCCGGAATTCTGTGGACCCGAGTGCTGT
This is a stretch of genomic DNA from Deinococcus hopiensis KR-140. It encodes these proteins:
- a CDS encoding helix-turn-helix domain-containing protein, which translates into the protein MVAKTDKGPTESRVTFGRRLREERQKRQMTLEDLAEASGITWSYIAQVEVGRRNISVDNMHLLAAGVGVPLRELL
- a CDS encoding transposase family protein, which produces MNRKQFRRRTGVYPETFAEMEEVLTLREGQKKKSGRPAALSVAEQLLMTLEFWREYRTFAHLGDDWGVHEATVHRTVERVEAALIASARFQLPKKRVFQEAQLVYSIVAVDASEVPCERPKKSSARGTAARKSGTP